A DNA window from Drosophila pseudoobscura strain MV-25-SWS-2005 chromosome 2, UCI_Dpse_MV25, whole genome shotgun sequence contains the following coding sequences:
- the htl gene encoding fibroblast growth factor receptor homolog 1 codes for MRQTESESELESASASASELQLSAVAYPLAGAAAPERVALRRVQAATKVTKINMLKMDIDSGWSGNINSRSRSRNSRSHIMMRERLVWAVLLFLVLTTPPQIFARRSPASSQELLKDYDSVAGGNRQRSPPSNNPPEAPTEETNGEEDDKSTVAESPKPAQRRPYWKNLNKMVSLQTKPSGAVFTLNCPALGSPELKLTWFRNDTSEWSRSYGNLKKARWSLTMEDVVPNDSGIYTCQVCNDLGCISHATKLIVSDRVNHKPILITGPANLTLLINGSGHMNCKYLSDLTSKKAWIFVPCQGVTNCSNNRTIYAHDLDRLDFVNVTMEQEGWYTCIESNSLGQSNSTAYLRVVRSLHLLEAGMASGMGRSTGMTAIVIIVIGVLILMCILFGYYAVRKMKHEKLLKQRIETVHQWTKKVIIFKPEGGGDSSGSMDTMIMPVVKIQKQRTTVLQSGNEPAPFNEYEFPLDSNWELPRGQLVLGATLGEGAFGRVVMAEVNSAIVAVKMVKEGHTDDDIASLVREMEVMKIIGRHINIINLLGCCSQSGPLYVIVEYAPHGNLKDFLYKNRPFGREQVDSSQPPPSPPAHVITEKDLIKFAHQIARGMDYLASRRCIHRDLAARNVLVSDDYVLKIADFGLARDIQSTEYYRKNTNGRLPIKWMAPESLQEKFYDSKSDVWSYGILLWEIMTFGAQPYPTIMSAEELYSYLMSGQRMEKPAKCSMNIYILMRQCWHFNADDRPPFTEIVEYMDKLLQAKEDYLDVDIANLDTPPSTSDEEDAESDAEQMLRYHYVTRTPNDH; via the coding sequence ATGCGACAAACAgaatcggagtcggagttggagtcggcgtcggcgtcggcatCGGAGTTGCAGTTGTCTGCTGTCGCCTACCCCTTGGCTGGTGCTGCCGCTCCAGAGCGAGTGGCACTTAGGAGGGTGCAGGCCGCTACAAAagttacaaaaataaatatgctaAAAATGGATATAGACAGTGGCTGGAGTGGAAAcatcaacagcagaagcagaagcagaaacagtcGCTCGCACATCATGATGAGGGAAAGACTTGTCTGGGCCGTGCTGCTTTTCCTAGTTCTAACGACACCGCCACAAATCTTTGCTCGACGATCGCCTGCCAGCTCCCAAGAGCTGCTCAAGGACTACGATAGTGTGGCAGGTGGCAACCGGCAGAGGAGTCCACCGTCCAACAACCCACCGGAAGCACCAACCGAGGAAACCAATGGCGAAGAGGATGACAAGTCCACGGTGGCAGAGAGCCCCAAGCCGGCCCAGAGACGACCCTACTGGAAGAACCTCAACAAGATGGTGTCACTGCAGACCAAACCATCGGGTGCGGTCTTCACACTCAATTGTCCGGCCCTGGGCAGCCCCGAACTGAAGCTCACCTGGTTCCGCAACGATACGAGCGAGTGGTCCAGGAGCTATGGCAATCTCAAGAAGGCACGCTGGTCCCTCACCATGGAGGACGTGGTGCCGAATGATTCGGGGATCTACACCTGCCAGGTGTGCAACGATCTGGGCTGCATCAGTCATGCCACCAAACTGATAGTCAGCGATCGTGTGAATCACAAGCCCATACTGATCACGGGTCCGGCCAATCTGACGCTCCTGATCAACGGCAGCGGGCACATGAACTGCAAGTATCTGTCGGATTTGACCAGCAAAAAGGCATGGATCTTTGTGCCCTGCCAGGGGGTGACCAACTGTTCGAATAACCGCACCATCTATGCCCACGATCTGGACCGGTTGGACTTCGTGAACGTCACCATGGAGCAGGAGGGCTGGTACACGTGCATCGAGAGCAACAGTCTGGGCCAGTCGAACAGCACCGCCTACCTGCGTGTGGTAAGGAGTCTGCATCTGCTGGAGGCCGGCATGGCCAGTGGCATGGGCCGGAGCACCGGCATGACGGCCATTGTCATTATCGTGATCGGTGTCCTGATCCTCATGTGCATCCTGTTCGGCTACTATGCCGTGCGCAAGATGAAGCACGAGAAGCTGCTCAAGCAGCGCATCGAGACGGTGCATCAGTGGACCAAGAAGGTGATCATCTTCAAGCCCGAGGGCGGCGGCGACTCCAGCGGCTCCATGGACACCATGATCATGCCCGTGGTAAAGATCCAGAAGCAGCGTACCACAGTCCTCCAAAGCGGCAACGAACCGGCGCCCTTCAACGAATACGAATTCCCGCTGGACTCCAACTGGGAGCTGCCCCGAGGACAACTGGTGCTGGGCGCCACTCTCGGTGAGGGCGCCTTTGGGCGCGTGGTCATGGCCGAGGTCAACAGTGCCATTGTGGCCGTCAAAATGGTCAAGGAGGGACACACCGACGATGATATTGCCAGTCTGGTGAGGGAAATGGAGGTTATGAAGATCATAGGCCGTCACATCAACATCATCAATCTCCTCGGATGCTGCAGCCAGAGCGGACCCCTCTATGTCATCGTGGAATATGCGCCGCATGGCAATCTCAAGGACTTCCTCTACAAGAATCGCCCCTTTGGCCGAGAGCAGGTGGACAGCTCacagccgccgccgtcgccgccggcGCATGTCATCACCGAAAAGGATCTGATCAAGTTTGCCCATCAAATCGCCCGTGGCATGGACTACCTGGCCTCGCGTCGCTGCATCCATCGCGATCTGGCCGCACGCAACGTACTCGTCAGCGATGATTATGTCCTGAAGATTGCGGACTTTGGTCTGGCCAGGGATATCCAGAGCACGGAATACTATCGGAAGAACACCAACGGACGGCTGCCGATCAAGTGGATGGCACCCGAATCGCTGCAGGAGAAGTTCTACGATTCGAAGAGCGATGTCTGGTCGTACGGCATACTGTTGTGGGAGATCATGACCTTTGGGGCACAGCCCTATCCCACCATAATGTCCGCCGAAGAGCTCTACAGCTATCTGATGTCCGGCCAGCGCATGGAGAAGCCCGCCAAATGCTCGATGAACATTTACATTCTGATGCGACAGTGCTGGCACTTCAATGCCGACGATCGGCCGCCCTTCACGGAGATTGTCGAGTACATGGACAAGCTGTTGCAGGCCAAGGAGGACTATCTGGATGTGGACATAGCCAATCTGGACACACCGCCCTCCACCAGCGATGAGGAGGACGCGGAATCAGATGCTGAGCAAATGTTGCGATATCATTATGTGACGCGAACACCAAATGATCATTGA